The Deltaproteobacteria bacterium genome contains a region encoding:
- a CDS encoding AarF/ABC1/UbiB kinase family protein has product MEPQTALPPRQSRVARGVASCAVALRALGITQALVLAAFALRAALAPREQRLALAARALGVLKGPFAKLGQLAALRVDVMAPEARAALLALRDDVPPLPASWIRGEIERALGAPLARHFARLDARPLGAASIAQVHAAQLRGGGEVAVKVQYPWLARSLRADLALARLALRVVTGARVDDATWREFARGFESELDFAREANSAREIAANLAAEKNVVVPRVIADASAKRVLAMERIATIPLSREALLARGIAPTAVVEIVLRAYARQIFLDGVFHADPHAGNLFVIDEPSAAANPRVLFVDFGLSQRLTTELRRELRAGILALLNNQLDEFLAAMQRMRMIEPGAEPAVRDAVGAMLTRLRGEGGNALALSGERVLALKDEAQTLLYATPGLTLPPDLLLYAKTVSTVFALSRDLAPEVDPMKLAAPYLLRFLAQRE; this is encoded by the coding sequence GTGGAGCCGCAGACCGCACTTCCGCCGCGGCAATCGCGAGTCGCACGTGGTGTCGCATCGTGCGCCGTCGCCCTGCGCGCGCTCGGGATCACGCAGGCGCTCGTGCTCGCCGCGTTTGCGCTGCGCGCCGCGCTCGCCCCGCGCGAGCAGCGCCTCGCGCTCGCGGCGCGCGCGCTCGGCGTGCTGAAGGGGCCGTTCGCGAAGCTCGGGCAGCTCGCGGCGCTGCGCGTCGACGTGATGGCGCCCGAGGCCCGCGCTGCCCTGCTCGCGCTGCGCGACGACGTGCCGCCCCTGCCCGCAAGCTGGATTCGCGGCGAGATCGAGCGCGCCCTCGGCGCGCCGCTCGCGCGGCACTTCGCGCGCCTCGACGCGCGGCCGCTCGGCGCCGCCTCGATCGCGCAGGTGCACGCGGCCCAGCTGCGCGGGGGCGGCGAAGTCGCGGTGAAGGTGCAGTACCCCTGGCTCGCGCGGAGCCTGCGCGCCGACCTCGCCCTCGCGCGGCTCGCGCTCCGAGTCGTCACGGGTGCGCGCGTCGACGACGCGACCTGGCGCGAGTTCGCGCGCGGCTTCGAGAGCGAGCTCGACTTCGCGCGCGAAGCGAATTCCGCGCGCGAGATTGCGGCGAACCTCGCAGCCGAGAAGAACGTGGTCGTGCCGCGTGTGATCGCCGACGCCTCGGCGAAGCGCGTGCTCGCGATGGAGCGCATCGCGACGATCCCGCTCTCGCGCGAGGCGCTGCTCGCGCGCGGCATCGCGCCCACCGCGGTGGTCGAGATCGTGCTGCGGGCCTACGCGCGCCAGATCTTCCTCGACGGCGTGTTTCACGCCGATCCGCACGCGGGCAACCTGTTCGTGATCGACGAGCCGAGCGCCGCCGCGAACCCGCGCGTCCTGTTCGTCGACTTCGGCCTGTCGCAGCGCCTGACAACCGAGCTGCGCCGCGAGCTGCGCGCCGGAATCCTCGCCCTGCTGAACAACCAGCTCGACGAGTTCCTCGCTGCCATGCAGCGCATGCGCATGATCGAGCCCGGCGCCGAGCCCGCCGTGCGCGACGCCGTCGGCGCCATGCTGACGCGCCTGCGCGGCGAGGGCGGCAACGCGCTCGCGCTGTCCGGCGAGCGCGTGCTCGCGCTCAAGGACGAAGCGCAGACCCTGCTCTACGCGACGCCCGGCCTGACACTCCCCCCCGACCTGCTGCTCTACGCAAAAACTGTCAGCACCGTCTTCGCCCTCTCCCGCGACCTCGCCCCCGAAGTCGATCCCATGAAGCTCGCCGCCCCCTACCTCCTCCGATTCCTCGCGCAACGCGAGTAA
- a CDS encoding diguanylate cyclase yields MSAEERRARVLVVDDSRFHRELARDVLSSRAEVTCCSGAQEALAALEHGEFDLVISDLTMPELSGLDLLERVQRRFPGSEFVIVTANATVDSAVHALRMGATDYLQKPVRSADLILCLERALARRRLVSENQRLRGELALYAAARTLASTLEPDEVFALALEIACRTLANRRGFALYQRPNLTDSIGVHAAGLEETELERLRAVIEAGKRVDWNAYPAIARVDRGPLLELLRAAGIAEAPVVVVPLRGEEQDAGLLALLGAEDSPDALAQLAIVAAHAGVALRNAERYRRARDRAFVDDATDVYNSRYLLEALDREVRRSERYGSELSILFIDLDRFKLVNDNHGHLVGTSVLRQLSRLLAQSVRQVDTVARYGGDEFTILLADTGERGARVIAERIRKWVADNAFEADAGRTLKLSCSVGLATYPAHGRTREALLDAADKAMYRAKSQGRNRVCSASELA; encoded by the coding sequence ATGAGCGCGGAGGAACGGCGCGCGCGCGTGCTGGTGGTGGACGACAGCCGCTTCCACCGCGAGCTCGCGCGCGACGTGCTCTCGAGCCGCGCTGAGGTGACGTGCTGCAGCGGCGCGCAGGAGGCGCTCGCGGCGCTCGAGCACGGCGAGTTCGATCTCGTGATCTCCGATCTCACGATGCCGGAGTTATCAGGGCTCGACTTGCTGGAGCGCGTGCAGCGCCGCTTCCCCGGCAGCGAGTTCGTGATCGTCACCGCCAACGCGACGGTCGACAGCGCCGTGCACGCGCTGCGCATGGGCGCGACGGACTATCTGCAGAAGCCCGTGCGCTCGGCGGACCTGATCCTGTGCCTCGAGCGCGCCCTCGCGCGGCGGCGCCTCGTGAGCGAGAACCAGCGCCTGCGCGGCGAGCTCGCGCTCTATGCAGCGGCGCGCACGCTCGCGTCCACGCTCGAGCCCGACGAGGTGTTCGCGCTCGCGCTCGAGATCGCCTGTCGCACGCTCGCGAACCGGCGCGGCTTCGCGCTCTACCAGCGCCCGAACCTCACCGACTCGATCGGCGTGCACGCGGCCGGGCTCGAAGAGACGGAGCTGGAGCGTCTGCGCGCCGTGATCGAAGCGGGCAAGCGCGTCGACTGGAACGCGTACCCCGCCATCGCGCGCGTCGACCGCGGCCCGCTGCTCGAGTTGTTACGGGCGGCGGGCATCGCCGAGGCGCCGGTGGTCGTGGTCCCCCTGCGTGGCGAGGAGCAGGACGCGGGCCTGCTCGCGCTGCTCGGCGCCGAGGACTCGCCAGACGCGCTCGCGCAGCTCGCGATCGTGGCGGCGCACGCGGGCGTCGCGTTGCGCAACGCCGAGCGCTACCGCCGCGCGCGCGACCGCGCCTTCGTCGACGACGCCACCGACGTCTACAACTCGCGCTACTTGCTCGAAGCGCTCGACCGCGAAGTGCGCCGCTCCGAGCGCTACGGCAGCGAGCTCTCGATCCTGTTCATCGACCTCGACCGCTTCAAGCTCGTGAACGACAACCACGGCCACCTCGTCGGCACGAGCGTGCTGCGCCAGCTCTCGCGCCTGCTCGCGCAGTCCGTGCGCCAGGTCGACACCGTGGCGCGCTACGGCGGCGACGAGTTCACGATCCTGCTCGCCGACACCGGCGAGCGCGGCGCGCGCGTGATCGCCGAGCGCATCCGCAAGTGGGTCGCCGACAACGCCTTCGAGGCCGATGCGGGCCGCACGCTGAAGCTCAGCTGCAGCGTCGGCCTCGCGACGTATCCCGCGCACGGCCGTACGCGCGAGGCGCTGCTCGACGCCGCGGACAAGGCGATGTACCGGGCGAAGAGCCAGGGAAGGAATCGCGTGTGCAGCGCGAGTGAGTTGGCGTAG
- the gfa gene encoding S-(hydroxymethyl)glutathione synthase — protein MAKKTAKRAAKKKVAPPIPLHPLLDKGALGKAKAKFAGGTLQCRCASDPVVVSVAAQTAHNHACGCSKCWKHAGAVFSIIAVVPREKVSVTAGAHKLKIVDANAAIQRHACSDCGTHMFGRIENTRHAFHGLDFVHTELSKDKGWSPIEFAAFASSVIETGTDPASMPAIRARLKKIGLPAYDCLSPALMDALSTHAAKLSGVLKG, from the coding sequence ATGGCGAAGAAGACCGCGAAGCGCGCTGCGAAAAAGAAGGTGGCGCCGCCGATTCCGCTGCACCCGCTGCTCGACAAGGGCGCGCTGGGTAAGGCCAAGGCGAAGTTCGCCGGAGGCACGCTTCAGTGCCGCTGCGCGAGCGATCCCGTCGTGGTCTCGGTCGCGGCGCAAACCGCGCACAACCACGCCTGTGGCTGCAGCAAGTGCTGGAAGCACGCCGGCGCGGTTTTCTCGATCATCGCCGTCGTGCCGCGCGAAAAAGTTTCGGTGACCGCGGGCGCGCACAAGCTGAAGATCGTCGACGCGAACGCCGCGATTCAGCGGCACGCGTGCAGCGACTGCGGCACGCACATGTTCGGGCGCATCGAGAACACGCGGCACGCGTTCCACGGACTCGACTTCGTGCACACGGAGCTGTCGAAGGACAAGGGCTGGTCGCCGATCGAGTTCGCCGCGTTCGCGTCCTCGGTGATCGAAACCGGCACCGACCCCGCGAGCATGCCCGCGATCCGCGCGCGCCTGAAGAAGATCGGCCTGCCCGCCTACGACTGCCTCTCCCCAGCGCTGATGGACGCGCTCTCGACGCACGCGGCCAAGCTGAGCGGAGTGCTGAAGGGCTGA